DNA from Leptospira harrisiae:
AGAATATAAGGATCCTCTTGATATCGAAGTGGTGTCTTTGATTGCCTGCCTCTTCGCCTACGGGAATGTCAAAAGTATACAAGGTTTTTTACGACCAATCATGGTTAGTCTTGGCCCATCTCCCTACGAAACCTTACGAACCAAAAACTCTCAGTTTCATGTTATGTTGGAAAGTCTGAATGTCTACCGGTTTCAAACCAAAAAGGACAACCAAATATTCTTTCAAACTCTTTCCCGAGTGGTTTCAGAGGCAAAAAAAAAGTCTCCGCTTTTTGAATCTCTGTTTTTGGATTTAGAGGGAAAATTTAAGGAAAACAATTCCTTATCTCGGTTCCAAAGCTATTGGGAAGAGGAATTAAAAAAAACAAGCGGTAAAAAAACTCTCTCCTATGGACTTCAATTTCTCATCGGTAAGTCGACATCCAAGTCTCCGAAAAAAAGATTATCCCTTTTCCTACGATGGATGGTAAGAGACTCATACCCCGATTTTGGTCTCTACAAAAAAATACATCCAAACCAAATCCCTTTTCCTTTGGATGTTCATATCCAAAAATTAATCCAAGTTTTGGGAATCACAACAAGGAAAAGTTTTGGAGTAAAGGAATCATATCTAACCCGGGAGTTTTTTAAACAACTCAACCCCACCGATCCTTTGTTATACGACTTTTACCTAACAAGAGTAGGAATCATTGAGAAGTGCACTTCTATTTATAAAACGGAAGTTTGCGAAACTTGTTATTTGAAGGAGGTTTGTTTGGTATTTGGTAGTGCCACGGGGAATTGAACCCCGATTGCAAGGATGAAAACCTTGTGTCCTAACCATTAGACGATGGCACCGTTTCAAGAACGTGTTTAAGAGTTAAAGGAACTCTGCTTTGAGTCGTCGGGGATTCGAACCCCGGACCCATTCCTTAAAAGGGAATTGCTCTACCAGCTGAGCTAACGACTCGTTCTGTAGCCAAGAATATCGAACCACCTTTCTCGGTCAACAACTACTTAAAAAAAAGATCTACATGCCCTGATTTTTTTAGTCCATAATGATCGTGTGTTCACGATCAGGTCCGGTAGAAACAATTCCAATTTTTGTATTCACTAGGTCTTGTAAGGACTTAATGTACGACTGGCAAAGTGTTGGTAACTTAGAGAATGAACTCACTCCAGTGATATCATCTTTCCAACCTTTGAACTCAGCAAACAACGGTTTAACGTCTTCTAATCCTTGCGATGGAAAAAATTCTAACTTTTTACCTTTGTATTCGTATCCAACAACAACAGGAATGGAATCATAATGACTGAGTACATCTATTTTTGTGAGAACGAGCGAGTTGATCCCGTTGACAGTCACAGCATGTTTGATCATTTGAACATCAAACCAACCACAACGTCTTGGTCTTCCTGTAGTGGAACCATACTCTCCACCTAACTTTCGGAGTACGTCACCTGCTTCCCCTAAAATCTCAGATGGAAATGGACCTTCTCCTACCCTAGTCGCATATGCTTTTGTAATTCCAATTACGTCTTGCAAATACCGGAAACTCACTCCGGAACCAGCCAAGGCCCCTCCTGTGGTTGGATTGGAACTAGTCACATATGGATAAGTTCCAAAATCGATATCAAGCCCTGTCCCTTGTGCACCTTCGAGTAATACACGTTTTCCTTTTTCTAGTTCCGAATTGAGGTAGTACACTGTGTTGACAATGTTTTTACCAATTTTATCAGCGAAATCCAATAGATGGTCATACATTTCATTGATATTTACAGGTTCCAAATCATAGTATTTTACTAGTTCTTGGTTTTTGACTTCCAAGATATGCGTGAGTTTCCTTTTTAAATTTTCTTTGTCTAAAAGATCACCCGCACGGACTCCGTTACGAAGCATTTTGTCTGCGTAACACATCCCTATCCCTTTCTTAGTAGTACCAATTTTTCTTTCTGGAGAAGAACCTGCTTCCCTTGCTTCATCGATCAAACGATGGTAAGGAAGTAGAATATGACAAGAATCACTGATAAGAACTTTTTCTTTTACTTTGAATCCATGAGATTCTAAATCAGCACATTCTTTTAAAAAATACTCCGGATCTAAAACCACACCGTTTCCAATCACACAGGTCGTATTGTCATAAATAATTCCGGAAGGAACCAAATGGAAAATATATTTTTTTCCACCTACTACGACCGTATGACCGGCGTTTGCTCCGCCTTGGTATCTTACAATGATATCTGTATCTTTAGAAAGGTAATCAATTACCTTTGCCTTTCCTTCATCACCCCATTGTGCTCCGACAACTAAATTTGCAGGCATAATTCCCTCATTTCACCTTATTTACAATTTCTTCTATGGAATCAAGATGCAGGGCAAAACCACAGGCATCTTTCTTAATCCCAGTAAAACTTTCATACAATTCGTTATAAATACCACCAGCAAATACCGGTTCTGGATCCCCTTCCACATAACCTTGGAACATAAACCCAGTATAATACGATAAATCTCTGACAAGGGAAGGATCCCAAATGCATGGAATTTCGCTAAGGACCTTTGACCACTCGCCAAAAAAAGAAGTAATGGATTCCAAATCCCCTTTCAAAACTTCCCATTCTTTTTGTGTTAAAATCTTTTGTAATGCATTGTGAAATATTTGCATTTCGCTAACAGGAATGGGCCTAAGAAGTAACTGGATCATTTGCATATGAGACTCAGATGTATTTTCTCTTGCAGCAAGAGAAAATAACTCAGGCAAGTTTTTGGTATATAATAGTTGTCGAAGAACATTAGTTTGTTCCTCATTCCAACCAAGAATCTCTAAAACAGAACGATAAAAAGAAGAGTTACCAAATACAATGGTAAATGGCTCGTTAGGAACCGAAACTTTCCAAAGTCGATTTAAAATTTGGATCTGTGAAATGATATGGTTTGTATTGCTCTTTCCAAGTGACTCTACGCCCACTTGCAAAATCTCACGTCTTGACGCATTGCGTTTTTTGTGATCACGAATCTTACGTGCAATATAAAATACATTTTGGTTCTCTTCCCAATGGGAACGAGCCGCCATACCTTTCACCACTTGTAGAGTGAGGTCTACACCAGGCGAGATTTCATTCCCATCCCAATCCTTTGATACAAGCAAACTCTCAACACCATGATCTAAGTGGGAACGAAATGAATTCGAATAATCAAAGGAAGGAAGGGTAATTTCAGAATAACCCTCTCTTTCAAAGATCTCTGAAAATGTTTGTAGTAAAATCCGCCGGTTTTTGCTTTCTTCGGGGCCTAAAAAATGAAATCCATCCGGAATCCATTTTTGTTCCGAGGAAATTGATTTGTTTTTTTGATTCATACCGGGATCTCGATCACCCAAGAAGTCAGTTTAGAGAAATCCTGGATTTACGCAATCAATTGTAAAAATCGAATAGACAAATCGAAAGTTTTCAGTAATTTAATGTCGGTTTAGAGGCATACATGACAGAAAAAGAAGCCACTTTGGGACGCTGGCATAAAGAATTTTTTGAGAACATCCACTTATTTGTAAAATCGGGACTTAACGAGTCCGAAGCAAAGTCCATTTTAGAAGAGTTTTTAGTTCTTTCACAAAGCACTCCGAAACCAAAGGTTATGGATATCTTCCAGGAACCTGAACGTTTGGAAGAAATTGGAGTGTATACAGACATTCGTCCAGAACCTCGCGACTTTATGTTGAAATTTCTCGATCCCATCATGAATAAATTCAAGGTGGAAGGAACAGAAAACCTAAAACTCCTTGATGGGGTGATCGGTAAATATCCAGTCACTTTAATTTCAAATCACTTAAGCCATTTGGATGCACCTGCGATCTTTACTTTGCTTTACAATTCAGGGCCCGAAGGAAGAAAAATTGCAGAGTCACTCGTCTTTATTGCCGGGCGCCTCGCTTTCGAACCCGACTTCACTCGCCTTGGTCTCTATATGTTTGGAACACTTCTAGTTTGTTCCAAAAAGGATATGGCAGATAACCCTTCTCTTTCTGATGTGATGACCAAAATCAATATGCGAGCCTTTCGTAATTCGCAGAAACTCCAATCTGATGGAAAGGTCATATCCATATTTCCTGAGGGCACACGTTCACGCGATGGAAGGCTTATGCCATTTGTGGACACAGTGTACCATTATGTAGCAAACAAAGTGATTCTTCCTATCTCGTTAGAAGGAACAGAAAAAATTCTACCAATTGAAGGGCTCCTGTTTAACCAAGCCGTTGGAAAACTTGTCATCGGCAAACCAGTGCTTGTTGGTGAGCTTACCAAAAGAGAAATGGAATCTTTTCCATCTCATATAGAACAAATATCTTTTCCGGGAACAGGAGATAAAAAACAGTTTATCATCGATAACCTCGCACTACTCGTTGGGAGCAATCTAAACAAACACAAACACGGAACCTATCGTAACCTTTACAAGGGTGATGTCAGGGAAACCAACCAACTCATCTCAATCCCTAAAAAACCAGAAGAACATGTGGTCATCATTGGTTCTTCCAATATGTCAGTGGCTTTTGCTTGTGTGATGGCAAATAAAAATGTAAAAGTCACAATCTACAGTCCTGATTCAGAAATGGTAAAACAAAGTAATGAAGAGAAACGTGATGTAGTCCATTACCCAATCTACAAACTTCCACCAAATATTGAATTCTCTGACAAACCAGAAGTATTAGATTCGGCTACACTTTTTATCCAAGGAACCAACCCATGGGAATTTGATGGAATTTATTCAAAAATCAGAACCCATTTACAGAAAAACAAATCTCCGATGGTTAACGTCATCAAAGGATTTACTGGCTCCAAAAAAGGACTCATTCTCGAAGATTTACATGAATTACTGCTCATCGAAAGAGACCGCCTAGCAGTCGTTTCTGGCGCTTGTTACCCCGACCAAATCATGGAAAGAAAAATTTCAGGATTTGAAATTTCAGCTTTTGAAGACTCTCTTATTCCCAAACTAAAGGAACTTCTTACAAACAACTATGTTTTCACTAGAACTGCCATCAATTCTCGGGACACTAAAGGTGTTCAATTAGGTGGAGCATTAAAAACTGTGTATGCACTAGCGATGGGCCTTGTGGAAGGTTATTTCAAACGAGAATTAGGTGGGAACGTGGATAATACCCTCTTTCATTTAAGCAATCGATTCTTTAATGAAATGGTATCCATTGGTGTGTTACTTGGTGGGGATCCGACTACATTTAACGGTCTTTCTGGGATGACAGACTTTATGTTGGCATGTTTCGGTTCTGAC
Protein-coding regions in this window:
- a CDS encoding adenylosuccinate synthase, whose product is MPANLVVGAQWGDEGKAKVIDYLSKDTDIIVRYQGGANAGHTVVVGGKKYIFHLVPSGIIYDNTTCVIGNGVVLDPEYFLKECADLESHGFKVKEKVLISDSCHILLPYHRLIDEAREAGSSPERKIGTTKKGIGMCYADKMLRNGVRAGDLLDKENLKRKLTHILEVKNQELVKYYDLEPVNINEMYDHLLDFADKIGKNIVNTVYYLNSELEKGKRVLLEGAQGTGLDIDFGTYPYVTSSNPTTGGALAGSGVSFRYLQDVIGITKAYATRVGEGPFPSEILGEAGDVLRKLGGEYGSTTGRPRRCGWFDVQMIKHAVTVNGINSLVLTKIDVLSHYDSIPVVVGYEYKGKKLEFFPSQGLEDVKPLFAEFKGWKDDITGVSSFSKLPTLCQSYIKSLQDLVNTKIGIVSTGPDREHTIIMD
- a CDS encoding 1-acyl-sn-glycerol-3-phosphate acyltransferase; this translates as MTEKEATLGRWHKEFFENIHLFVKSGLNESEAKSILEEFLVLSQSTPKPKVMDIFQEPERLEEIGVYTDIRPEPRDFMLKFLDPIMNKFKVEGTENLKLLDGVIGKYPVTLISNHLSHLDAPAIFTLLYNSGPEGRKIAESLVFIAGRLAFEPDFTRLGLYMFGTLLVCSKKDMADNPSLSDVMTKINMRAFRNSQKLQSDGKVISIFPEGTRSRDGRLMPFVDTVYHYVANKVILPISLEGTEKILPIEGLLFNQAVGKLVIGKPVLVGELTKREMESFPSHIEQISFPGTGDKKQFIIDNLALLVGSNLNKHKHGTYRNLYKGDVRETNQLISIPKKPEEHVVIIGSSNMSVAFACVMANKNVKVTIYSPDSEMVKQSNEEKRDVVHYPIYKLPPNIEFSDKPEVLDSATLFIQGTNPWEFDGIYSKIRTHLQKNKSPMVNVIKGFTGSKKGLILEDLHELLLIERDRLAVVSGACYPDQIMERKISGFEISAFEDSLIPKLKELLTNNYVFTRTAINSRDTKGVQLGGALKTVYALAMGLVEGYFKRELGGNVDNTLFHLSNRFFNEMVSIGVLLGGDPTTFNGLSGMTDFMLACFGSDTRDRKYGYDLAYGTRPEKITNGFYGLKVLPNLIQLDEKRHPIVAAAYRTVIQNEDFDLIAEKLQMQLAR
- a CDS encoding ATP phosphoribosyltransferase regulatory subunit; the protein is MNQKNKSISSEQKWIPDGFHFLGPEESKNRRILLQTFSEIFEREGYSEITLPSFDYSNSFRSHLDHGVESLLVSKDWDGNEISPGVDLTLQVVKGMAARSHWEENQNVFYIARKIRDHKKRNASRREILQVGVESLGKSNTNHIISQIQILNRLWKVSVPNEPFTIVFGNSSFYRSVLEILGWNEEQTNVLRQLLYTKNLPELFSLAARENTSESHMQMIQLLLRPIPVSEMQIFHNALQKILTQKEWEVLKGDLESITSFFGEWSKVLSEIPCIWDPSLVRDLSYYTGFMFQGYVEGDPEPVFAGGIYNELYESFTGIKKDACGFALHLDSIEEIVNKVK
- a CDS encoding TIGR02757 family protein, whose protein sequence is MSIDLKLLHSKLEDLRNKYRSLKYLETDPICFPKEYKDPLDIEVVSLIACLFAYGNVKSIQGFLRPIMVSLGPSPYETLRTKNSQFHVMLESLNVYRFQTKKDNQIFFQTLSRVVSEAKKKSPLFESLFLDLEGKFKENNSLSRFQSYWEEELKKTSGKKTLSYGLQFLIGKSTSKSPKKRLSLFLRWMVRDSYPDFGLYKKIHPNQIPFPLDVHIQKLIQVLGITTRKSFGVKESYLTREFFKQLNPTDPLLYDFYLTRVGIIEKCTSIYKTEVCETCYLKEVCLVFGSATGN